In Psychrobacter immobilis, a single genomic region encodes these proteins:
- a CDS encoding cytochrome c — protein sequence MKKWPLIIIIAAIIGLVVAFIIGKLLPNMRTSSNDIEVNITDPALIKQGEYIARTADCIACHTTLDGETYAGGLPMLTPLGAIYSTNITPDQETGIGNYSFADFKNAVKHGVRSDNKALYPAMPYPSYQLMPEEDLAAMYAFFMSDVTAVKQANLKSELPPIANWRWPLAYWQVLFDRKRDFVPETDDALLTRGQYLVEGPGHCGSCHTGRGIGFQEIALSNADSNKYLSGAIIDGWRAKSIRGEHRGLGTWTVAELNDFFKTGRTDTTAAFGAMAEVVEHSTQYMTDYDINAMSSYLKTLTPAPNKEATLPAKKDITTQKLLDGDYDSRGSILYAEYCQICHRVDGKGVARIFPALDGNSAVYSNNADSVLQITLSGGRMPETPHDRMAFTMPEFSNLSDADVAEVVNYVRNSWTNQAPEIDVNDVVKMRAFLAKKPKTSTDIAPDLSIDAQTKGAK from the coding sequence ATGAAAAAATGGCCACTGATTATAATAATAGCAGCCATCATCGGGCTGGTGGTTGCCTTTATTATTGGGAAATTACTGCCAAATATGCGCACCAGCAGTAACGATATCGAGGTCAATATCACTGATCCTGCTCTCATCAAGCAGGGCGAATATATCGCTCGCACTGCTGACTGTATTGCGTGTCATACCACGCTCGATGGCGAGACTTATGCAGGCGGTCTGCCTATGCTAACGCCACTTGGGGCAATTTACTCGACCAATATCACACCCGATCAAGAAACTGGCATCGGCAACTACAGTTTCGCCGACTTTAAAAATGCCGTTAAGCATGGGGTACGCAGTGATAATAAAGCCTTATATCCTGCTATGCCGTATCCCTCTTACCAGCTCATGCCAGAAGAAGACTTAGCCGCGATGTACGCCTTCTTTATGTCCGATGTCACAGCCGTCAAGCAAGCCAATCTAAAAAGCGAGCTACCTCCGATAGCAAACTGGCGCTGGCCCTTGGCATACTGGCAGGTCTTATTTGATCGCAAGCGTGACTTTGTCCCTGAGACAGACGACGCACTATTGACTCGTGGTCAATACTTAGTCGAAGGTCCTGGGCACTGCGGCTCTTGTCATACTGGGCGCGGTATTGGCTTTCAAGAAATCGCTCTAAGTAATGCAGATTCTAACAAGTATTTGAGCGGTGCCATCATCGATGGTTGGCGCGCCAAAAGTATCCGCGGTGAGCATCGCGGACTTGGCACTTGGACGGTTGCAGAATTAAATGACTTCTTCAAAACTGGTCGTACTGATACCACTGCTGCCTTTGGTGCCATGGCCGAAGTGGTTGAGCATAGCACCCAGTATATGACCGACTACGACATCAACGCCATGTCATCTTATCTAAAAACATTAACGCCAGCACCAAACAAAGAAGCCACACTGCCTGCGAAAAAAGACATCACTACGCAAAAATTACTAGATGGTGACTATGATTCGCGCGGTTCGATTTTGTACGCCGAATATTGCCAAATTTGTCACCGTGTCGATGGTAAAGGAGTCGCGCGTATTTTCCCAGCGCTTGATGGCAATAGTGCGGTTTATTCTAACAATGCCGATTCGGTCTTACAGATTACCTTGAGCGGTGGTCGTATGCCTGAAACTCCACATGACCGTATGGCATTTACTATGCCTGAATTCAGCAATCTTAGCGATGCAGATGTGGCAGAAGTGGTCAATTATGTCCGCAATAGCTGGACCAACCAAGCGCCTGAAATCGATGTCAATGACGTGGTAAAAATGCGGGCTTTCCTCGCCAAAAAACCAAAAACCAGTACGGATATTGCTCCAGACTTAAGTATTGACGCGCAAACAAAAGGAGCAAAATAA
- a CDS encoding PhnD/SsuA/transferrin family substrate-binding protein, producing MHKKSKIWTILKACFITVVAWAAWLPLSNATAQTYYLGVLAPQGETAAQNRWQPWLDELNDQLSDDTVILVPLALENWQQQIEAQQFALVLGPQVQFIKMNTIRWRWLATLQTETAQLNSNAQNARDKSSRDKIFSNQGFDAEGINGQQSQNQLSTTVTLANEFNKLNEYTPLKQPSAMEEVASALWVAADSDIYRLQDLEQRHIAAVDTDAFGGYLLGAHLLQKNGITPNHYQTQFVGYPIERTLHALASGKVDAAITPLCLMEDMARRGQINDKQYRLIHPVATVSSCHSSTKIYPNWTLAATEQAPDALVRQINQHLFGKRQLEQRWLPAESSSDAERILYEMNRHPAQKQLSAHMIDWIKAHRLWMAVIILVVLISTVNYAWMSWLAWRRQKKIVRQNRLIRDYDQQLHQSERFAVIGEMSGAIAHEINQPLATIQNYAQGLLIRSQHARLSKNAIDITPLDNAATENALQQIVNETERVAAVVTNIRRWAGRSQANETRVDIAAIYQQCILLLGEQAVGVNFWLASDYQHLTLPNLLLDQLLINSMTNAAQQGATNIMLRCQAERYNNKQWLVLHLSDDAGGFDQTQLNRQHLPESLPSQYATQSTKTDGLGLGLMICQRLCKSLGGMMQLNNIDVEHEIEQVYQVMSSEQHRFKRSLNGKIQLLQTNANYQLSNTVGAQISFYLSLSLANNDEKL from the coding sequence ATGCATAAAAAGTCTAAAATTTGGACTATCTTAAAGGCTTGTTTTATTACCGTGGTAGCATGGGCTGCTTGGTTGCCGCTATCTAATGCCACCGCCCAGACTTACTATTTGGGTGTGCTGGCACCGCAAGGCGAGACAGCCGCACAAAATCGCTGGCAGCCGTGGCTTGACGAGCTTAATGATCAGTTATCAGATGACACCGTGATATTGGTACCTTTGGCGCTGGAAAATTGGCAACAGCAAATAGAAGCACAGCAGTTTGCGCTAGTGCTTGGCCCGCAAGTGCAGTTTATAAAAATGAATACTATCAGATGGCGCTGGCTGGCTACCTTACAAACAGAGACGGCTCAATTAAATAGCAATGCGCAAAACGCTCGTGATAAAAGTTCTCGTGATAAAATTTTTAGCAATCAAGGATTTGATGCTGAGGGTATTAATGGGCAACAATCGCAAAATCAGCTATCGACGACAGTCACCCTCGCCAATGAATTTAATAAGCTAAATGAATATACGCCATTAAAACAGCCGAGTGCGATGGAAGAGGTCGCCAGTGCTTTATGGGTCGCTGCCGACAGTGATATTTATCGTTTGCAGGATTTGGAGCAACGTCATATTGCTGCCGTCGACACTGACGCATTTGGCGGTTATTTATTGGGCGCACATTTATTACAGAAAAATGGCATTACGCCAAATCACTATCAAACACAGTTTGTCGGTTATCCGATAGAGCGCACTTTGCATGCCTTGGCTAGTGGCAAAGTAGACGCTGCCATTACGCCGCTTTGTTTGATGGAGGATATGGCAAGGCGCGGTCAAATCAATGACAAGCAATACCGTCTCATTCATCCAGTCGCCACTGTATCCAGCTGCCACTCTTCAACGAAAATATATCCAAATTGGACACTGGCAGCGACCGAGCAAGCGCCAGATGCTTTGGTGCGCCAGATCAATCAACATCTATTTGGCAAGCGTCAATTAGAGCAGCGCTGGTTACCAGCAGAATCAAGTAGCGATGCTGAGCGCATCCTTTATGAGATGAATCGCCATCCCGCCCAAAAGCAGCTGAGCGCGCATATGATCGACTGGATAAAGGCGCATCGATTATGGATGGCTGTGATTATTTTGGTTGTCCTGATATCGACAGTAAATTATGCTTGGATGAGCTGGCTGGCATGGCGGCGGCAAAAAAAGATAGTGCGGCAAAATAGACTAATCCGTGATTATGATCAGCAGTTACACCAATCAGAGCGCTTTGCGGTCATCGGTGAGATGAGCGGTGCTATCGCTCATGAAATCAATCAGCCGCTGGCAACCATTCAAAATTATGCGCAAGGATTATTGATACGCAGTCAACATGCAAGGTTGTCTAAAAATGCTATCGACATAACGCCACTTGACAATGCGGCAACAGAGAATGCTCTACAGCAGATTGTCAATGAAACAGAACGCGTCGCTGCTGTGGTGACTAATATCCGCCGCTGGGCTGGACGGTCGCAAGCGAATGAAACTCGTGTCGATATCGCAGCTATCTATCAACAGTGCATCTTATTATTGGGTGAGCAAGCAGTAGGTGTCAATTTTTGGCTGGCAAGTGATTATCAGCATTTAACCTTGCCAAATTTATTATTAGATCAGTTACTGATAAATAGCATGACCAATGCTGCACAGCAAGGGGCGACCAATATCATGCTACGCTGTCAGGCAGAGAGGTATAATAATAAGCAATGGTTGGTATTGCATCTAAGCGATGACGCTGGCGGCTTTGATCAAACTCAGCTGAATAGGCAGCACCTACCAGAGAGCCTACCCAGTCAATATGCTACCCAGTCTACGAAAACAGACGGTCTAGGATTAGGACTGATGATATGTCAGCGCTTATGCAAGTCGCTGGGCGGTATGATGCAGCTAAACAATATTGATGTCGAGCATGAAATTGAGCAAGTTTACCAAGTAATGAGCAGCGAGCAGCACCGCTTTAAACGTAGCTTAAACGGTAAAATCCAACTGCTACAAACCAATGCTAACTATCAGCTGTCAAACACGGTGGGCGCACAAATATCTTTTTATCTGTCATTATCTTTAGCGAATAATGACGAAAAACTCTAA
- a CDS encoding response regulator transcription factor, whose amino-acid sequence MTSNQLSNEPTCWQDESSHLSDDLSGITPESLIIHIIDDEESVRMSCDFLISSLGLSTQVWASALIFLQQVNIYRPAVIVSDLMMPEMSGQALQVHLSQQDSPMALIALTGNGEIADAVNMLKQGAADYLEKPINSRRLQEALARAQDLTLKRATLYDIKNLYAQLTDKEKQVANELLQGNLNKNIANHLDISVRTVEVHRSQVMKKMQSQHVSELIQKLVLLDA is encoded by the coding sequence ATGACGTCTAATCAACTCTCAAATGAGCCTACGTGCTGGCAAGATGAAAGCAGTCATCTGTCTGACGATTTATCAGGCATTACGCCAGAATCGCTTATCATTCATATCATTGACGACGAAGAAAGTGTGCGCATGTCCTGTGATTTTTTGATTAGCAGCTTAGGGCTATCGACCCAAGTGTGGGCAAGTGCTCTGATATTTTTACAGCAAGTCAATATCTATCGTCCAGCAGTGATTGTGAGTGATTTGATGATGCCAGAGATGAGTGGTCAAGCGCTACAAGTGCACCTTAGTCAACAGGACAGCCCTATGGCATTGATAGCGCTAACGGGAAATGGCGAGATTGCTGATGCTGTCAATATGCTGAAGCAAGGTGCGGCTGACTATCTGGAAAAACCGATTAATAGCCGCCGGCTACAAGAAGCGCTTGCGCGTGCGCAAGACCTCACTCTAAAACGCGCCACGCTTTATGATATTAAAAATCTTTATGCGCAGCTGACCGATAAAGAAAAGCAGGTCGCCAATGAGTTACTGCAAGGCAATCTGAATAAAAATATCGCCAACCATTTAGATATATCGGTCCGCACGGTAGAGGTGCATCGCTCACAAGTGATGAAAAAAATGCAGTCACAACATGTCAGTGAGTTGATTCAAAAGTTAGTATTGCTTGATGCTTAA